One Sulfolobus sp. S-194 DNA segment encodes these proteins:
- the moaC gene encoding cyclic pyranopterin monophosphate synthase MoaC yields MTEAKIIDISSKDVVLREAVVEGYIKLRKETIEKIKNKEIEKGDVITVAKTAGILAAKKTPELIPMCHPMPLEFVDVEIKIEEEGLRVISTIKAHYKTGVEMEALTATSVALLTIWDMVKKYEKDENGQYPYTEIKSIRVINKIKTYDDKK; encoded by the coding sequence ATGACTGAAGCAAAAATAATAGATATTTCATCTAAGGATGTAGTTCTAAGAGAAGCTGTGGTAGAAGGGTATATAAAATTAAGGAAAGAAACAATAGAAAAAATCAAAAATAAAGAAATAGAAAAAGGCGACGTCATCACCGTAGCTAAAACAGCTGGAATATTAGCTGCTAAAAAAACTCCAGAATTAATACCAATGTGTCATCCGATGCCATTAGAGTTTGTTGATGTTGAAATTAAAATTGAAGAGGAAGGATTAAGAGTAATAAGTACTATTAAAGCCCATTATAAGACTGGTGTTGAAATGGAAGCACTCACTGCAACTTCAGTAGCTCTTCTTACTATTTGGGACATGGTTAAAAAGTATGAAAAAGATGAAAATGGGCAATATCCTTATACTGAGATAAAGTCAATTAGAGTTATTAATAAAATTAAGACTTACGACGATAAGAAGTAG
- a CDS encoding ORC1-type DNA replication protein yields MDELRDLVEDAIKGSTVFEKSKVLTPDYIPKNLPHREKQIKELSINFREILSNPGSTSVRVVISGKTGTGKTVTTKKFGELFSAIAKEKGLKVVYTHINCHRQRTLYLMLVEIANQLNLQIPNRGLSSQETFKLIYDYLEKRNIQLIITLDEFDYFVSTSPVEDIYFLVRIYDELNALVKRIHYIFILRELTSLASLDKSIKDHVIKNVIEFPPYTSDELYDILMDRIVNEKAFREGAVLEETVRFISDIYGIDKGGSGNARLALETLELSGKIADTEGSLLVTIDHAKKANSKINPELSIILDTIRDLDLHQLLVVKAIMNLHKKEGDDFFPMGKVEEEYNIVAKDLGEIPRKHTQVFEYIRKLKLMGLITARQSGKGMRGRTTLISLSVPISEELDNLINNEIRDRLLQQKNY; encoded by the coding sequence TTGGATGAGCTAAGAGATTTGGTTGAGGATGCAATTAAGGGCTCAACAGTATTTGAGAAAAGTAAAGTTTTAACACCAGATTATATTCCTAAAAACTTACCTCACAGAGAAAAACAGATAAAGGAGTTAAGTATAAATTTCAGAGAAATTCTATCAAATCCGGGGAGTACATCAGTTAGAGTAGTAATTTCTGGTAAGACTGGTACTGGTAAAACTGTTACAACAAAAAAGTTTGGGGAGCTTTTTAGTGCGATTGCGAAAGAAAAGGGGCTTAAAGTTGTTTATACTCATATAAATTGCCATAGACAAAGAACTCTTTATCTTATGCTAGTTGAAATTGCAAATCAGTTAAATTTGCAGATACCTAATAGAGGTTTATCCTCGCAAGAAACCTTTAAGTTAATATATGATTACCTAGAAAAAAGAAACATTCAATTAATAATTACATTGGACGAATTTGACTATTTTGTAAGTACCTCACCAGTTGAGGATATTTATTTTCTAGTCAGAATATATGATGAACTTAACGCTTTAGTAAAACGTATTCATTACATTTTCATTTTAAGAGAACTGACTAGTTTAGCAAGCTTAGACAAGAGCATAAAAGATCATGTGATAAAGAATGTTATAGAGTTTCCTCCATATACTTCTGACGAATTATATGATATTTTAATGGATAGGATAGTAAATGAGAAAGCATTCAGAGAAGGAGCTGTCTTAGAAGAAACTGTAAGATTCATTTCAGATATTTACGGTATTGACAAAGGTGGGAGTGGTAATGCCAGGCTTGCACTTGAAACATTAGAGCTTTCTGGTAAGATTGCAGATACAGAAGGATCATTATTAGTGACTATTGATCATGCTAAAAAGGCTAATTCAAAAATTAACCCCGAACTAAGTATAATCTTAGATACTATAAGAGACCTAGATTTACATCAACTATTAGTAGTTAAGGCTATAATGAATTTACATAAAAAGGAAGGAGATGATTTCTTCCCAATGGGGAAAGTAGAAGAAGAATATAATATTGTAGCAAAAGATTTAGGAGAAATACCTAGGAAACATACGCAAGTTTTTGAATATATAAGAAAGTTAAAATTAATGGGTTTAATAACAGCTAGGCAAAGTGGTAAAGGAATGCGTGGTAGAACAACTCTTATATCCCTTTCAGTTCCTATATCAGAAGAATTAGATAATCTAATTAATAATGAAATAAGGGATAGACTATTACAGCAAAAGAATTATTAA
- a CDS encoding THUMP domain-containing protein, with product MEEPKLILTVKNNKNNKCIIEILNRLYLKDLNSKAEEIVKNVILIYTSLSPIMAYGLLISAPPSCLAKIYPVDLVIHSVKEQEIIDKITKFLKKNIHFKTFYVDCYDRGIKINCREIEIGIGIGLKGFANVDYKNPEKVIVVNVIKNSTYLSVIKKGQEKVSVISLR from the coding sequence ATGGAAGAACCGAAGTTAATACTTACTGTGAAAAATAACAAAAATAACAAATGCATAATTGAGATCCTTAACAGGTTATATTTAAAAGATCTAAATTCAAAGGCTGAAGAAATAGTAAAAAATGTTATACTAATTTACACATCATTATCTCCTATTATGGCATATGGATTGTTAATATCAGCACCTCCTTCTTGTTTAGCAAAAATATATCCTGTCGATTTAGTAATTCATTCAGTAAAAGAACAAGAAATCATAGATAAAATAACTAAATTTTTAAAGAAAAATATTCACTTTAAAACTTTTTATGTAGATTGTTATGATAGAGGTATTAAAATAAATTGCAGAGAGATTGAGATAGGAATAGGTATAGGTCTCAAGGGGTTTGCTAATGTGGATTACAAGAATCCAGAGAAAGTGATTGTAGTAAACGTGATAAAGAACTCTACCTATTTATCGGTAATTAAAAAGGGTCAAGAAAAAGTTTCAGTTATCTCTCTCCGTTAA
- a CDS encoding DNA replication complex GINS family protein: protein MLTVQLKALSKLNLLNKKKIMVLDDWGPFDDGFEEISLTKGSEDEIKLWLADELQKKSIVRILDYVSVEELGRVLFQERQNINTPASLVKLPKDFYYRALLLIDNLKLKNDLEAIEQIRKARQLINEIISIRIRKIIQLAFLGISDQTILDRLTTEEILVYRNIKYTIEHTIGDIIGYTTS, encoded by the coding sequence ATGCTTACTGTACAACTTAAAGCTTTATCAAAATTAAACTTGTTAAACAAAAAGAAAATTATGGTATTGGATGATTGGGGACCTTTTGATGATGGCTTCGAAGAAATTAGTTTAACTAAAGGTAGCGAAGATGAAATAAAACTTTGGTTAGCAGACGAGCTACAGAAAAAATCAATAGTCAGAATTTTAGATTATGTTTCAGTAGAAGAATTAGGTAGAGTCTTGTTTCAAGAAAGACAAAACATTAATACGCCAGCATCATTAGTAAAATTACCTAAAGATTTTTACTATAGAGCTCTTTTACTTATCGATAATTTGAAACTAAAAAATGACCTAGAAGCAATAGAACAAATAAGAAAAGCAAGGCAACTTATAAATGAAATAATATCAATAAGAATAAGAAAGATAATACAACTAGCATTCCTAGGAATTTCAGATCAAACAATACTTGACAGGCTAACAACGGAAGAAATTTTAGTTTATAGAAACATAAAATATACTATTGAGCATACCATAGGTGATATAATTGGCTATACAACAAGCTGA
- a CDS encoding winged helix-turn-helix transcriptional regulator, with protein MLYILFKEGEINISKLAKETKLNYSTLLKYIEILEQKKLIEVIRGDRSKIVRLNYANPKVIILKNLFEELEDI; from the coding sequence ATTCTTTATATTTTATTTAAGGAAGGAGAGATAAACATAAGTAAACTAGCTAAGGAAACTAAATTAAACTATTCTACTTTACTTAAATATATTGAAATCCTAGAACAGAAGAAACTTATTGAAGTAATAAGAGGAGATAGAAGCAAAATAGTCAGATTAAACTATGCTAATCCTAAAGTAATAATTTTAAAAAATTTGTTTGAGGAATTAGAAGATATATGA
- a CDS encoding minichromosome maintenance protein MCM — MAIQQADYGDLLLEFINTYRDSKGKPTYLNQINEIIAYRKKSIIINFSDLFNFNEQLATQIINNPKEIFSILESKIYDYIIEKDPSFQEEIKKIHLRITNVPRLIELRKIRSNDAGKLITIEGILVKSTPVKERLSRSVFKHLNPDCMQDFVWPPEGEFDEIIELPTTCPVCGKAGQFKLIEDRSEFIDWQKAVIQERPEEIPPGQLPRQLEVIFEDDLVDSARPGDRVKIVGILEIKKDSQIKRGSKAIFDFYLKVNSIEISQKVLDEVKISEEDEKKIRELSRDAWIREKIISSIAPSIYGHWEIKEAIALALFGGVPKIMEDGTRVRGDIHVLIIGDPGTAKSQILQFAARVAPRAVYTTGKGSTAAGLTATVTRDKNTGDYYLEAGALVLADGGIAVIDEIDKMREEDRVAIHEAMEQQTVSIAKAGIVAKLNARATVIAAGNPKLGRYIAERGIAENINLPPTILSRFDLIFILIDKPGVEDQLLASHILNVHSGKTKSTEIIDVDLLKKYIAYARKNVFPKLSDEAKSLLQDFFVEMRKKSSESPDSPIIITPRQLEALIRISEAYARMALKNEVTREDAERAINIMRIFLENVGLDVESGKIDIDTIMTGKPKSAREKMARILEIIDTLAGTNECAKVKEIVKEAEGIGIDKTNVEKLLTDMRKQGLIYESRPDCYRKV, encoded by the coding sequence TTGGCTATACAACAAGCTGATTACGGAGACTTACTTCTTGAATTTATTAATACATATAGAGATAGCAAAGGTAAGCCTACTTACCTTAATCAAATAAATGAAATTATAGCATATAGAAAGAAGAGTATTATAATAAATTTCAGCGATTTGTTCAACTTTAATGAGCAACTAGCTACTCAAATAATCAATAATCCTAAAGAAATTTTCTCTATATTAGAGAGTAAAATATATGATTATATAATAGAAAAAGATCCCTCTTTTCAAGAAGAAATAAAGAAAATACACTTAAGAATTACTAATGTACCAAGACTCATAGAATTAAGAAAAATAAGAAGCAATGATGCAGGGAAACTGATTACAATAGAAGGTATACTGGTTAAATCTACTCCAGTAAAAGAAAGATTAAGTAGATCAGTGTTTAAGCATCTTAATCCAGATTGTATGCAAGATTTTGTATGGCCACCAGAAGGAGAATTTGATGAGATTATTGAACTACCTACAACATGTCCAGTATGTGGAAAAGCTGGACAATTTAAACTTATTGAGGATAGATCAGAATTCATAGACTGGCAAAAAGCAGTCATCCAAGAGAGACCAGAAGAAATTCCACCTGGACAGTTACCTAGACAACTTGAAGTAATCTTTGAGGACGATTTAGTTGACTCTGCCCGTCCTGGAGATAGAGTAAAGATAGTTGGAATTTTAGAGATAAAGAAAGATTCTCAAATAAAAAGAGGGAGCAAAGCTATTTTTGATTTTTATTTAAAAGTTAATAGCATAGAAATTTCACAGAAAGTATTAGATGAAGTAAAGATATCAGAAGAAGATGAGAAAAAAATTAGAGAATTATCTAGAGATGCTTGGATAAGAGAGAAGATAATTAGTTCAATAGCACCATCAATATATGGACATTGGGAGATAAAGGAAGCAATAGCATTAGCCCTATTTGGAGGAGTACCAAAAATAATGGAAGATGGTACCAGAGTCAGAGGAGACATACATGTACTAATTATTGGTGATCCAGGTACAGCAAAATCTCAAATTTTACAGTTTGCTGCAAGAGTTGCTCCTAGAGCTGTATATACAACTGGAAAAGGTTCTACTGCTGCTGGTTTAACGGCTACTGTAACTAGAGATAAAAATACTGGAGATTATTATTTGGAAGCTGGTGCATTAGTATTAGCCGATGGAGGAATAGCAGTAATAGATGAAATTGATAAAATGAGAGAAGAAGATAGAGTAGCAATCCACGAAGCAATGGAACAGCAAACAGTCTCTATAGCAAAAGCTGGAATTGTAGCTAAGCTAAATGCAAGGGCTACAGTAATAGCTGCAGGAAATCCTAAGTTAGGAAGATACATAGCTGAAAGGGGGATAGCTGAAAATATTAATTTACCGCCTACTATACTCTCGAGATTCGATTTAATATTTATACTAATAGATAAACCTGGTGTAGAAGATCAATTATTAGCTTCACATATATTAAATGTTCATTCTGGTAAAACAAAGAGTACAGAAATTATAGATGTAGATTTACTTAAGAAGTACATAGCATATGCTAGAAAGAATGTATTTCCAAAACTGAGTGATGAAGCAAAGAGTTTATTACAAGATTTCTTTGTAGAGATGAGAAAGAAGAGTTCCGAATCACCAGATTCTCCAATAATTATAACACCAAGGCAACTTGAAGCCTTGATAAGAATCTCTGAAGCTTATGCAAGAATGGCACTAAAAAATGAAGTTACGAGAGAAGATGCTGAAAGAGCAATAAATATAATGAGAATATTCCTCGAAAATGTAGGATTAGATGTAGAATCTGGCAAAATAGATATTGATACAATTATGACTGGAAAGCCAAAGAGCGCAAGAGAAAAAATGGCCAGAATACTAGAAATTATTGATACCTTAGCTGGCACAAACGAGTGTGCAAAAGTAAAAGAAATTGTAAAAGAAGCTGAGGGAATAGGAATTGATAAAACAAATGTAGAAAAATTATTAACCGATATGAGAAAACAAGGCTTAATTTACGAATCTAGACCCGATTGTTATAGAAAAGTCTAA